A genomic region of Paenibacillus sp. PL2-23 contains the following coding sequences:
- a CDS encoding S-layer homology domain-containing protein, with protein MRSRVVRFREAAIAGMGMWSKALKGLVIASMLGGLTLSYGQEAYADSVYTYKDEAASFKINGSQVRMSGEHVVWRGRGADGSGPAGQIHYGNMRSGLTVAVTSHGNPTDTPSIGVNTRGEAIVVWVDRRDFANGTGDMNWDIYSYNTITKIETKLNTTVALHRAPLIDGSYIVWQTNPRYDMHLYNMESRTLTELGRGRDPVISNGLIVYKGAEDGDLYEYKIADGTHRKILDLPYSQFVDRFVFNGEQILWKQRDQNRNIKYTFMDLSASNPQPVDLTAPVKPEVEYSHMSISSGKAVWMEESGGATFMKGADLSSGDVFSLGAARPQDLIGFNGNELTIIKDGSLVNRIIVETEVGTGQPSLPAVPPSKNTDSGQQPQSIVIGPDGGQITAGEAAGLSFGLGTFKADTSVTLENHSEAELRTKGKQVKGMVWAGAAWKWTAEAELMKPATFTIALERPVTTADQASQMGMYRYDEQGDNWVYAGGTADSAWRMVSASVKQPGLYALFAYEPSFPDMNGHWAKREVEVLAARWIVNGMATGSFEPKQSVTRAQFAKMLVQAAGLAEETAGTGTFKDVPSGHWAAPWIEQAAAAGWIRGYEGGLFKPNAEVTREQMMVMLANAAELKQEASGNALAGYADAGQVSPWARLSIEAVIKSGIVQGGGGRLHPGATSTRAEAAAVIYRWLAMKGEVFSG; from the coding sequence ATGAGAAGTAGAGTTGTGAGATTCAGAGAAGCGGCCATTGCGGGTATGGGGATGTGGAGCAAGGCTCTAAAAGGCCTCGTGATCGCCAGCATGCTGGGAGGCTTGACGCTTTCGTACGGACAGGAAGCTTATGCGGATAGCGTTTATACCTACAAGGACGAGGCAGCTTCGTTCAAGATTAACGGGAGCCAGGTTCGAATGAGCGGGGAGCACGTGGTCTGGCGAGGAAGAGGGGCGGACGGCTCTGGTCCGGCTGGGCAAATCCATTATGGCAACATGAGAAGCGGACTAACGGTAGCCGTTACCAGCCATGGCAATCCCACCGACACGCCCTCCATCGGGGTAAACACACGCGGGGAAGCGATTGTTGTGTGGGTGGACAGGAGAGATTTCGCTAACGGAACGGGCGATATGAACTGGGATATCTACAGCTACAATACAATAACGAAAATCGAAACCAAATTAAATACGACAGTCGCCCTGCACCGGGCGCCTCTAATCGACGGGAGCTATATTGTCTGGCAGACGAATCCGAGATACGACATGCATCTATACAACATGGAGAGCAGAACATTGACAGAGCTGGGGAGAGGCAGAGATCCGGTAATCTCTAACGGGCTCATCGTCTATAAAGGGGCGGAGGACGGAGATCTGTATGAGTATAAGATTGCCGACGGTACGCATCGGAAGATATTGGACTTGCCCTATTCGCAGTTTGTAGACCGTTTTGTATTTAACGGCGAGCAGATTCTGTGGAAGCAAAGGGATCAGAACCGCAATATCAAATACACGTTTATGGACTTAAGCGCAAGCAACCCGCAGCCTGTTGATCTGACCGCGCCGGTCAAGCCGGAGGTTGAATATAGCCATATGAGCATTTCAAGCGGGAAGGCGGTCTGGATGGAGGAATCCGGCGGAGCGACATTCATGAAAGGCGCTGATCTGAGCAGCGGGGATGTCTTCAGCCTTGGCGCGGCAAGACCTCAGGATTTAATCGGATTCAATGGAAATGAGCTGACGATCATCAAGGATGGCAGTCTGGTGAACCGAATAATCGTCGAGACGGAAGTTGGCACAGGCCAGCCGTCGTTACCGGCAGTCCCGCCTTCGAAGAATACGGATTCCGGCCAGCAGCCGCAAAGCATCGTGATTGGCCCCGACGGCGGCCAAATAACGGCTGGCGAAGCGGCAGGGCTCTCATTCGGGCTTGGGACCTTCAAGGCGGATACAAGCGTGACGCTGGAGAACCACTCGGAAGCCGAGCTACGGACGAAAGGCAAGCAGGTGAAAGGCATGGTCTGGGCGGGAGCGGCCTGGAAGTGGACGGCGGAAGCGGAGCTTATGAAGCCGGCGACATTCACCATCGCGCTGGAGCGTCCTGTGACGACTGCCGATCAGGCTAGCCAAATGGGCATGTATCGTTATGACGAACAGGGCGACAATTGGGTCTACGCAGGCGGAACGGCGGATTCCGCATGGCGGATGGTCAGCGCCAGTGTGAAGCAGCCGGGATTATACGCTCTCTTCGCCTATGAGCCTTCATTCCCGGATATGAATGGCCACTGGGCGAAACGGGAAGTGGAGGTGCTGGCCGCCAGATGGATTGTAAATGGCATGGCAACCGGCAGCTTCGAGCCGAAGCAGTCTGTGACGCGCGCCCAATTCGCCAAAATGCTGGTTCAGGCGGCAGGGCTTGCTGAAGAGACAGCGGGAACGGGAACGTTCAAGGACGTGCCGTCCGGGCACTGGGCGGCTCCATGGATCGAACAGGCGGCTGCGGCGGGATGGATCAGAGGCTACGAAGGCGGCTTGTTCAAGCCCAATGCGGAAGTTACGCGCGAGCAAATGATGGTCATGCTGGCGAATGCTGCTGAGCTCAAGCAAGAAGCGTCCGGCAATGCGCTTGCCGGTTATGCCGATGCCGGTCAGGTGAGCCCTTGGGCTAGGCTTTCGATCGAAGCGGTTATCAAGAGCGGGATCGTGCAAGGCGGCGGGGGCAGGCTTCATCCTGGAGCTACGAGCACGCGTGCGGAAGCTGCCGCGGTCATCTATAGATGGCTGGCCATGAAGGGAGAGGTGTTCAGTGGATAA
- the argH gene encoding argininosuccinate lyase, producing MSKLWGGRFTKKTDQLVEEYTASIMFDKELAEEDVQGSLAHVTMLGKQGILPADDVEKIKDGLHRVLQRVNRGDIEFSISDEDIHMNIEKTLIDDVGSVGGKLHTGRSRNDQVATDMHLWLRKRVVEFVDMLHKLQSALVEQAKANTDTIVPGYTHLQRAQPILFAHHLMAYVAMFGRDIERLQDSYKRINVLPLGAGALAGTTFPIDRHFVASQLKFDRVYENSLDAVSDRDFILEFLSHASIIMMHLSRLSEELILWSSTEFRFVELDDAFCTGSSIMPQKKNPDVPELVRGKTGRVYGNLVGLLTVLKSLPLAYNKDMQEDKEGMFDTVKTMQGALQLFAPMIATMKVNKEQMRQAVNQDFSNATDIADFLVGKGLPFRQAHEVIGKTVLYCIEQNKYLLDLTLDEFKQFSSLFDDRIYAVLQPEQVVNARNVYGGTAKEQVEAAIGRADVTLAETAAWVAEYLERSR from the coding sequence GTGAGTAAATTATGGGGCGGTCGTTTTACGAAAAAAACAGACCAACTGGTTGAGGAATATACGGCGTCGATCATGTTCGACAAGGAGCTGGCCGAGGAGGACGTTCAAGGCAGCCTCGCGCATGTGACGATGCTGGGCAAGCAAGGGATTCTGCCTGCCGATGATGTGGAGAAGATCAAGGACGGCCTTCATCGCGTCCTGCAGCGTGTGAATCGCGGAGATATCGAGTTCTCGATCAGCGATGAGGACATTCATATGAACATCGAGAAGACGCTGATCGACGATGTGGGTTCCGTCGGCGGCAAGCTGCATACGGGCCGCAGCCGGAATGATCAGGTTGCGACGGATATGCATCTGTGGCTTCGCAAGCGCGTTGTGGAATTCGTCGACATGCTGCACAAGCTGCAGTCGGCTCTCGTGGAGCAAGCGAAGGCGAACACAGACACCATCGTGCCAGGCTATACGCACCTGCAGCGCGCGCAGCCGATTTTGTTCGCGCATCATCTGATGGCTTACGTGGCGATGTTCGGCCGCGACATCGAGCGCCTGCAGGACAGCTACAAGCGCATTAATGTGCTGCCGCTGGGAGCCGGTGCGCTGGCGGGAACGACGTTCCCGATCGACCGCCATTTTGTAGCGAGCCAGCTGAAATTCGACCGCGTGTATGAGAACAGCCTGGATGCCGTGAGCGACCGCGACTTCATCCTGGAGTTTCTGTCGCATGCCTCGATTATAATGATGCATCTCTCGCGCCTGAGCGAGGAGCTGATCCTTTGGTCCAGCACGGAGTTCCGCTTCGTGGAGCTGGACGATGCGTTCTGCACGGGCAGCAGCATTATGCCGCAGAAGAAGAACCCCGACGTGCCGGAGCTTGTCCGGGGCAAGACGGGCCGCGTCTATGGCAATCTTGTCGGTTTGCTGACGGTTCTGAAGTCGCTGCCGCTGGCGTACAACAAGGACATGCAGGAGGACAAGGAAGGCATGTTCGACACGGTGAAGACGATGCAGGGCGCGCTTCAGCTGTTCGCTCCGATGATCGCCACGATGAAGGTGAACAAGGAGCAGATGCGCCAAGCGGTCAACCAGGATTTCTCCAACGCGACCGACATCGCCGACTTCCTCGTCGGCAAGGGACTGCCGTTCCGCCAGGCGCATGAGGTGATCGGCAAGACGGTGCTGTACTGCATTGAGCAGAACAAGTACCTGCTGGACCTGACGCTCGACGAGTTCAAGCAGTTCTCCAGCCTGTTCGACGACCGTATCTACGCGGTGCTTCAGCCGGAGCAGGTTGTGAATGCCCGCAACGTCTACGGCGGCACAGCGAAGGAGCAGGTCGAAGCGGCTATCGGCCGTGCCGATGTAACGCTCGCGGAGACGGCGGCTTGGGTAGCGGAATATTTGGAACGAAGCAGATAA
- a CDS encoding argininosuccinate synthase, giving the protein MAKEKIVLAYSGGLDTSVILKWLKETYDAEIIAFTADIGQKDELDGLEEKALATGASKVYIDDLREEFAKDFIYPMFQAGTLYEGQYLLGTSIARPLIAKRMVDIARAEGATAIAHGATGKGNDQVRFELTAAALAPEISVIAPWRLEAFREQFPGRAEMIAYAEKHGIPVTASAAKPYSTDRNLLHISFESGMLEDPWFDPSSEANEDMYVLSVSPERAPDQAEYVELTFEQGNCVALNGETLSPLEVMERLNELGGKHGIGRVDMVENRFVGMKSRGVYETPGGTILFTAHRKMESLTMDREVMHLRDSLIAKYSQLVYNGFWFAPERLAIQALVDESQKNVTGVVRLKLYKGNVIGAGVKSPVSLYNPDIATMEADPSQAYDQGDATGFIRLNALRLKVSSGVEQSKN; this is encoded by the coding sequence ATGGCGAAGGAAAAAATCGTGCTGGCCTATTCCGGCGGCTTGGATACATCCGTTATTCTAAAATGGCTGAAAGAAACGTACGACGCAGAAATTATCGCCTTCACGGCAGACATCGGACAGAAGGACGAGCTCGACGGCCTGGAGGAGAAGGCGCTGGCGACAGGCGCTTCCAAGGTGTACATTGACGATCTGCGCGAGGAATTCGCGAAGGACTTCATCTACCCGATGTTCCAGGCGGGCACGCTGTATGAAGGCCAATACCTGCTGGGCACCTCCATCGCGCGTCCGCTGATCGCGAAGCGTATGGTGGACATCGCCCGCGCAGAAGGCGCTACGGCCATCGCGCATGGCGCGACCGGCAAGGGCAACGACCAGGTGCGCTTCGAGCTGACGGCAGCCGCGCTGGCTCCGGAGATCAGCGTAATCGCGCCATGGCGTCTTGAAGCGTTCCGCGAGCAGTTCCCGGGCCGCGCCGAGATGATCGCTTACGCGGAGAAGCACGGCATTCCGGTGACGGCATCCGCAGCCAAGCCGTATTCGACGGACCGCAACCTGCTGCATATCAGCTTCGAGAGCGGCATGCTGGAGGACCCTTGGTTCGACCCAAGCTCCGAAGCGAACGAAGACATGTACGTGCTGTCTGTATCGCCTGAGCGCGCGCCGGATCAAGCGGAATACGTGGAGCTGACGTTCGAGCAGGGCAATTGCGTGGCTCTGAACGGCGAGACGCTGAGCCCGCTTGAGGTGATGGAGCGCCTGAATGAGCTGGGCGGCAAGCACGGCATCGGACGGGTCGACATGGTGGAGAACCGCTTCGTCGGCATGAAGAGCCGCGGCGTATACGAGACGCCGGGCGGAACGATTCTGTTCACGGCTCACCGCAAGATGGAGTCGCTGACTATGGACCGCGAGGTTATGCATCTTCGCGATTCCTTGATCGCCAAGTACAGCCAGCTGGTGTACAACGGCTTCTGGTTCGCGCCGGAGCGTCTGGCGATCCAGGCGCTTGTGGACGAGTCGCAGAAGAACGTGACAGGCGTCGTCCGCCTGAAGCTGTACAAGGGCAATGTGATCGGCGCAGGCGTGAAGAGTCCGGTCAGCTTGTACAATCCGGATATCGCGACGATGGAGGCTGATCCTTCCCAGGCGTACGATCAAGGCGACGCAACGGGCTTTATCCGCCTGAACGCGCTGCGCCTGAAGGTATCCTCTGGTGTCGAGCAAAGCAAAAACTAA
- the argF gene encoding ornithine carbamoyltransferase yields the protein MQLVNEEIAQSLKGRDFLMLVDFKKEELHYLIDLAIELKRKQKAGETHHILKGKTLGMIFEKSSTRTRVSFEVGMYQLGGHALFLSGNDLQIGRGETIWDTAQTLSRYLDGIMIRTFAHRKVVELARGATIPVVNGLTDLSHPCQALCDFQTIYEKKGKLEGLKMAYIGDGNNMVHSLMMGAAKLGMDMSIATPEGYEPDADIVRQTKENAAETGSRIVVCHDPKEAIAEADVIYTDVWASMGQEAEQKERELAFKSYQVNDALVKYAKKDYLFMHCLPAHRGEEVSESVIDGAQSIIFDQAENRLHAQKAILAAIMS from the coding sequence ATGCAACTTGTTAACGAGGAAATCGCGCAAAGCTTGAAGGGGCGCGACTTTCTGATGCTGGTCGATTTCAAAAAGGAAGAGCTGCATTACCTGATTGACCTCGCTATCGAGCTGAAGAGAAAGCAGAAGGCGGGCGAAACGCATCATATTCTGAAGGGCAAGACGCTTGGTATGATCTTCGAGAAATCGTCCACGCGCACCCGCGTGTCGTTCGAGGTAGGCATGTATCAGCTGGGCGGACACGCGCTGTTCCTGAGCGGCAACGATCTGCAGATCGGCCGCGGCGAGACCATCTGGGACACGGCGCAGACGCTGTCGCGTTACCTGGACGGCATCATGATTCGCACCTTCGCTCATCGCAAGGTGGTCGAGCTGGCTCGCGGCGCTACGATTCCGGTCGTTAACGGGCTGACAGACCTGTCGCATCCGTGCCAGGCGCTGTGCGACTTCCAGACGATCTATGAGAAGAAGGGCAAGCTTGAAGGGCTGAAGATGGCGTATATCGGCGACGGCAACAACATGGTGCATTCGCTGATGATGGGCGCCGCGAAGCTGGGCATGGACATGTCCATTGCTACGCCGGAGGGCTATGAGCCGGACGCGGACATTGTGCGCCAGACGAAGGAGAACGCCGCTGAGACGGGCTCCCGTATCGTGGTCTGCCATGATCCCAAGGAAGCGATCGCGGAGGCCGACGTCATCTACACCGACGTGTGGGCGAGCATGGGGCAGGAGGCGGAGCAGAAGGAGCGCGAGCTTGCGTTCAAGAGCTACCAGGTCAATGACGCGCTTGTTAAATACGCGAAGAAGGACTACCTGTTCATGCACTGTCTTCCGGCGCACCGCGGAGAAGAAGTAAGCGAAAGCGTCATCGACGGCGCGCAATCCATTATTTTCGACCAGGCGGAGAATCGTCTCCATGCGCAGAAAGCGATCCTGGCGGCGATTATGTCCTAA
- a CDS encoding acetylornithine transaminase, translating into MSDTQTKTSAAAASAEAGAGASLFPTYARYPITLVKGEGSWLWDDAGNKYLDFMSGIAVTNLGHAPARIKEALVQQLDQLWHVSNLFHIPNQAEAAKLLTDNSCGDAVFFCNSGAEANEAAIKLARRYQQLVQKNGRYEIITFEQSFHGRTLATLTATGQAKVKEGFAPLPEGFTAIPLNDWTALEAAVSDKTAAIMLETVQAEGGIHPVDREYIAKVAELCREQGILLIVDEIQTGMGRTGKLFAYEHFGIEPDIFTLAKGLGSGFPVGAMVAKEKLREGFTAGSHGSTFGGTPIATAVVKATLECIVGDGLSERAARQGEYLMAQLREKLAGSGFVKEVRGLGLLVGIECEGPVGEVVTEAQKRGLLVITAGPNVVRLLPNLLVTNEEIDEAVAILAELLMK; encoded by the coding sequence ATGAGCGATACACAGACGAAGACTTCCGCTGCTGCGGCTTCGGCCGAAGCGGGAGCGGGAGCATCCTTGTTCCCTACATATGCGCGTTATCCTATCACGCTGGTGAAAGGCGAAGGCAGCTGGCTGTGGGATGACGCGGGCAACAAATATTTGGATTTCATGAGCGGCATTGCGGTGACGAATCTGGGTCACGCTCCGGCGCGCATCAAGGAAGCGCTCGTGCAGCAGCTGGATCAGCTGTGGCATGTGTCGAACCTGTTCCATATTCCGAATCAGGCGGAGGCAGCCAAGCTGCTCACGGACAACAGCTGCGGCGACGCGGTGTTCTTCTGCAACTCGGGAGCGGAGGCGAACGAAGCGGCGATCAAGCTGGCGCGCCGGTATCAGCAGCTGGTGCAGAAGAACGGGCGCTACGAGATTATTACGTTCGAGCAGTCGTTCCACGGCCGCACGCTGGCTACTCTGACGGCGACGGGCCAGGCGAAGGTCAAGGAAGGCTTCGCGCCGCTGCCGGAGGGCTTCACAGCGATCCCGCTTAATGACTGGACGGCGCTGGAGGCGGCGGTCAGCGACAAGACGGCGGCGATTATGCTGGAGACGGTGCAGGCGGAGGGCGGCATCCATCCCGTTGACCGCGAATATATAGCGAAGGTTGCAGAGCTTTGCCGCGAGCAGGGCATACTTCTTATCGTCGATGAAATTCAGACGGGCATGGGCCGCACGGGCAAGCTGTTCGCCTATGAGCATTTCGGCATCGAGCCGGACATCTTCACGCTGGCCAAGGGGCTCGGAAGCGGCTTCCCGGTTGGCGCGATGGTGGCGAAGGAGAAGCTGCGCGAAGGCTTCACCGCAGGGAGCCACGGCTCCACCTTCGGCGGTACGCCGATCGCAACGGCGGTCGTGAAGGCGACGCTTGAGTGTATCGTCGGCGATGGCTTGTCGGAGCGGGCGGCGCGGCAGGGCGAATATCTCATGGCGCAGCTGCGCGAGAAGCTGGCGGGCTCCGGCTTCGTGAAGGAAGTGCGCGGACTGGGGCTGCTGGTCGGCATCGAATGCGAGGGTCCGGTCGGCGAAGTGGTGACGGAAGCGCAGAAGCGCGGACTGCTTGTCATTACAGCGGGACCGAATGTAGTCCGTCTGTTGCCTAACTTGTTAGTGACGAATGAGGAAATAGATGAGGCTGTCGCTATATTGGCGGAGCTGCTTATGAAATAA
- the argB gene encoding acetylglutamate kinase → MANVRFVMKCGGSTLAALPDEFFGELRELQQSGVKPVIVHGGGPAISETLTKLGIETEFVNGLRKTNDAVLDVVEMVLAGRINKEIVRKIGLNGAQALGLSGVDGGLIQARPVANAAEIGFVGDVTDVKADIIEGIMGMDYMPVIAPIGIDAAGQRYNINADTAAGAVASHLGVERMIVVTDVPGILKTVDGEKRVLPAVTVEEIEAMIASGEIYGGMIPKVRAAIQCIQGRVREVVIVSGQEPGVLTRAVREGGVGTSIVQS, encoded by the coding sequence ATGGCAAATGTTCGATTTGTGATGAAATGCGGAGGCAGCACGCTTGCGGCGCTGCCGGATGAGTTTTTTGGCGAGCTGCGGGAGCTGCAGCAGAGCGGCGTGAAGCCGGTTATCGTGCACGGTGGCGGACCGGCCATCTCGGAGACGCTGACGAAGCTCGGCATCGAGACGGAGTTCGTGAACGGACTGCGCAAGACAAACGATGCTGTGCTCGACGTGGTGGAGATGGTGCTGGCGGGACGCATCAACAAGGAGATTGTGCGCAAGATCGGTCTTAATGGCGCCCAGGCGCTGGGCTTGTCCGGCGTGGATGGCGGACTCATTCAGGCGCGGCCTGTGGCGAACGCTGCGGAGATCGGCTTCGTAGGCGATGTGACCGACGTGAAGGCTGATATTATCGAAGGCATTATGGGTATGGATTATATGCCTGTCATCGCGCCAATCGGCATCGACGCGGCAGGGCAGCGCTACAACATTAACGCCGATACAGCGGCCGGCGCGGTAGCGTCCCATCTCGGCGTGGAGCGTATGATTGTCGTGACGGATGTGCCCGGCATCTTGAAGACGGTGGACGGCGAGAAGCGGGTGCTTCCAGCCGTTACGGTGGAAGAGATCGAGGCGATGATCGCCAGCGGCGAAATATACGGCGGCATGATTCCGAAGGTGCGCGCGGCCATTCAGTGCATTCAGGGGCGCGTGCGCGAGGTGGTTATTGTGAGCGGACAGGAGCCAGGCGTGCTGACGCGGGCGGTTCGCGAGGGCGGCGTCGGCACAAGCATCGTACAGAGCTAG
- the argJ gene encoding bifunctional ornithine acetyltransferase/N-acetylglutamate synthase, whose product MGQDTIPQPFKVVEDGSITTPQGFRAGGLHCGLKKTTRHDLGAIVCDVPAAAAGVYTTNIFQAAPLKVTRDSIAAEGLLRAVIVNSGNANACTGEQGEADAYEMRARFAEAIGVSADHVAVASTGVIGENLKMDKVRSGIDALPSQLNGGLEGAEGFCQAILTTDLVQKMVCVELELDGQKVTVAGAAKGSGMIHPNMATMLGFVTTDAKIGSEALQTLLREATNFTFNMITVDGDTSTNDMLVAMASGLAGNEELTPQHEGWAAFAAALRYVCEVLAKAIARDGEGATKLVEVQVRGAESDENAAAIAKTVIGSSLVKSAVFGADANWGRIIAAVGRAGVSVNPATVDIRIGDIVTLAQSRPVAFDEELALEYLKGDTVVIGVDLNMGDGAATAWGCDLTYDYVRINAAYRT is encoded by the coding sequence ATGGGACAGGACACTATACCGCAGCCGTTCAAGGTTGTGGAGGATGGCTCGATTACAACGCCGCAAGGCTTCCGGGCAGGCGGTCTTCATTGCGGTTTGAAGAAAACAACGCGTCATGACCTCGGCGCGATCGTCTGCGACGTGCCGGCTGCGGCGGCGGGCGTGTATACAACGAATATTTTTCAGGCTGCGCCATTGAAGGTAACCCGCGACAGCATCGCTGCGGAGGGTCTGCTGCGGGCCGTCATCGTGAACAGCGGCAACGCTAACGCGTGTACGGGCGAGCAAGGCGAGGCGGACGCATATGAGATGCGCGCGCGCTTCGCGGAGGCGATCGGCGTATCGGCGGATCATGTAGCGGTGGCGTCAACGGGCGTTATCGGCGAAAATTTGAAAATGGACAAGGTCCGCAGCGGCATCGACGCGCTTCCGTCGCAACTGAATGGCGGGCTGGAGGGCGCCGAAGGCTTCTGCCAGGCGATCCTGACGACGGATCTTGTGCAGAAGATGGTATGCGTCGAGCTGGAGCTGGACGGCCAGAAGGTGACGGTTGCCGGCGCGGCCAAGGGCTCCGGCATGATTCATCCCAACATGGCGACGATGCTGGGCTTCGTGACGACAGACGCGAAGATCGGCAGCGAGGCGTTACAGACGCTGCTGCGTGAAGCAACAAACTTCACGTTCAATATGATTACGGTCGACGGCGATACAAGCACGAACGACATGCTGGTCGCTATGGCCAGCGGCCTTGCGGGCAACGAAGAGCTGACGCCTCAGCACGAAGGCTGGGCGGCGTTCGCCGCGGCGCTCCGCTATGTGTGCGAGGTGCTGGCGAAGGCGATCGCCCGCGACGGCGAAGGCGCGACGAAGCTGGTGGAGGTTCAGGTGCGCGGAGCGGAGAGCGATGAGAACGCCGCCGCTATCGCGAAGACGGTCATCGGCTCGTCGCTGGTGAAATCGGCGGTATTCGGCGCGGACGCCAACTGGGGGCGCATCATCGCCGCGGTTGGCCGCGCGGGTGTGAGCGTGAATCCCGCAACGGTGGATATTCGTATCGGCGATATTGTGACGCTGGCGCAGTCCCGTCCGGTGGCGTTCGACGAGGAGCTGGCGCTGGAGTATCTGAAGGGCGACACGGTAGTGATCGGCGTGGACCTGAACATGGGCGACGGCGCGGCGACGGCATGGGGCTGCGATCTGACCTATGATTACGTCCGCATTAATGCGGCATACCGGACGTAA
- the argC gene encoding N-acetyl-gamma-glutamyl-phosphate reductase yields MNNDNKKIGIAIVGSTGYGGVELIRLLASHPLAEVTSVISSSSAGTPITEGYPHLTGIREELLDDVDAATIKSKADVVFLATPPGVASKLAPELLAAGLKVIDLSGDFRLKSPALYEQWYKKPAADERHLGKAVFGLSEIYGEQVRGADFISNPGCYPTATTLGLFPAVKAGFIDPSTIIIDAKSGVSGAGRGASLGTHYSELNENFKAYKINQHQHIPEIEMVLSEAAGTEVVTTFTTHLVPMTRGIMSTMYASVSGERSLNDFLELYRSFYEGKPFVRIRPEGQWPATKEVWGSNYCDIGFALDKRTNRITIVSVIDNLVKGAAGQAVQNLNLMMGWDETFGLQFVPAYP; encoded by the coding sequence ATGAACAATGACAATAAAAAGATTGGAATAGCCATCGTCGGTTCGACCGGCTATGGCGGGGTGGAATTGATAAGGCTGTTGGCTTCGCATCCGCTGGCCGAGGTGACGTCGGTCATCTCGTCCTCCAGCGCGGGCACGCCAATCACGGAAGGGTACCCGCATTTGACGGGCATTCGCGAGGAGCTGCTCGACGATGTGGACGCAGCCACAATCAAGAGCAAAGCGGACGTCGTGTTCCTGGCCACACCGCCGGGGGTAGCGTCGAAGCTTGCGCCTGAGCTGCTGGCAGCAGGGCTTAAGGTCATCGACTTGTCCGGCGATTTCCGGCTGAAGTCGCCTGCCCTCTATGAGCAGTGGTACAAGAAGCCGGCGGCTGACGAGAGACACTTGGGCAAGGCGGTGTTCGGTCTGTCTGAAATCTATGGCGAGCAGGTGCGCGGAGCCGACTTTATCTCCAATCCGGGCTGCTATCCGACGGCAACGACGCTTGGTTTGTTCCCTGCCGTGAAGGCGGGCTTCATCGATCCTTCGACGATTATTATCGACGCGAAGTCCGGCGTGTCCGGAGCGGGCCGAGGCGCATCGCTGGGCACGCATTACTCCGAGCTGAATGAAAATTTCAAGGCATACAAGATCAATCAGCATCAGCATATTCCGGAAATCGAGATGGTGCTGTCTGAGGCGGCGGGCACAGAGGTTGTGACGACGTTCACGACGCATCTGGTGCCGATGACGCGCGGCATTATGTCGACGATGTACGCAAGCGTAAGCGGAGAGCGGTCGTTGAACGACTTCCTGGAGCTGTACAGAAGCTTCTACGAGGGCAAGCCGTTCGTACGGATTCGTCCAGAAGGCCAGTGGCCGGCGACGAAGGAAGTATGGGGCTCCAACTATTGCGATATTGGCTTTGCGCTGGACAAACGCACGAACCGGATAACGATTGTGTCGGTGATCGACAACCTGGTGAAGGGCGCGGCGGGCCAAGCGGTGCAAAACCTCAATCTTATGATGGGCTGGGATGAGACGTTTGGGCTTCAATTTGTTCCTGCTTATCCGTAA